One Sphingomonas sp. LHG3406-1 genomic window carries:
- a CDS encoding 5-(carboxyamino)imidazole ribonucleotide synthase: MIPPGATIGIIGGGQLGRMLALAAAPLGYRCHIFDPHESPCAADVAASFTRAAFDDVPALERFAAECAVVTYEFENLPVGPLATIAGKLRPGTPSLAIAQDRAAEKAFVEEAGASPAAWRKVDGPDDIRAAAEALGLPLVLKTRRDGYDGKGQAWLRSADAADRLWQELGQRPLVAEQAIRFEAEFSVVLARGADGAVAFFDSTRNIHEGGILRRSELPAGPAIERHLAEARTHAAAIAERLGHVGVLTVEYFACAAGPLVNEIAPRVHNSGHWTIEGAATSQFEQHIRAICGLPLGGTTLRASRVTMDNLIGDDIEQWPALVADPAVNAHLYGKGEPRSGRKMGHVTRLG, translated from the coding sequence GTGATCCCTCCCGGAGCGACCATCGGGATCATCGGCGGCGGCCAGCTTGGCCGGATGCTCGCCCTCGCCGCAGCCCCGCTCGGCTACAGGTGCCACATCTTCGACCCGCATGAATCGCCCTGTGCCGCCGATGTCGCCGCAAGCTTCACGCGTGCCGCCTTCGACGACGTGCCAGCACTGGAGCGCTTCGCCGCCGAGTGCGCGGTCGTCACCTACGAGTTCGAGAACCTTCCCGTCGGCCCGCTTGCGACCATCGCCGGCAAGCTCAGGCCCGGCACTCCTAGCCTGGCCATCGCGCAGGACCGCGCGGCCGAGAAGGCGTTCGTCGAGGAGGCGGGCGCCAGCCCGGCCGCCTGGCGCAAGGTCGACGGGCCGGACGACATCAGGGCCGCGGCCGAGGCGCTCGGGCTCCCGCTCGTGCTCAAGACGCGGCGCGACGGCTATGACGGCAAGGGGCAGGCATGGCTTCGCTCCGCCGATGCCGCCGACCGACTGTGGCAGGAACTTGGCCAACGGCCGCTGGTGGCGGAACAGGCGATCCGCTTCGAGGCGGAATTCTCCGTCGTCCTTGCGCGCGGCGCGGATGGGGCCGTCGCCTTCTTCGATTCGACCCGCAACATCCATGAAGGCGGTATCCTGCGCCGCTCGGAGCTGCCGGCGGGGCCGGCGATCGAGCGCCATCTGGCGGAAGCCCGCACCCATGCCGCGGCGATCGCCGAGCGGCTCGGCCATGTCGGCGTGCTCACGGTCGAGTATTTCGCCTGCGCAGCAGGTCCCCTCGTCAACGAGATAGCGCCGCGTGTGCACAATAGCGGGCACTGGACCATCGAAGGCGCCGCCACGTCGCAGTTCGAGCAGCATATCCGCGCCATCTGCGGGCTCCCGCTCGGCGGCACGACCCTGCGGGCGTCGCGGGTGACGATGGACAATCTGATCGGCGACGACATCGAGCAATGGCCGGCGTTGGTCGCCGACCCTGCCGTCAATGCGCACCTCTACGGCAAGGGCGAGCCCCGGTCCGGCCGCAAGATGGGGCACGTCACGCGCCTCGGCTAA
- a CDS encoding GGDEF domain-containing protein — translation MTDERPMIDDDPLVLRAEIARLRATVARLERQVGELDRLAHHDALVPVPNRRGFERQLLALIDRAERYGDCGALLFVDVDGLKMVNDSFGHEAGDAALIHVAELLTGGVRQSDCVARFGGDEFAVLLERIDLGQATETALRLTDRIADSSFTYDGSAIPLSAAIGIAEIRPGDTPAAVLARADQAMYAQKAAA, via the coding sequence ATGACGGACGAGCGACCGATGATCGACGATGATCCGCTGGTCCTGCGGGCGGAGATCGCACGGCTGCGCGCAACGGTCGCCCGGCTCGAGCGGCAGGTCGGCGAACTCGACCGGCTGGCCCATCACGACGCGCTCGTTCCTGTCCCCAACCGCCGCGGGTTCGAACGGCAGCTCTTGGCGCTGATCGACCGGGCGGAGCGCTATGGCGACTGCGGTGCGCTGCTGTTCGTCGACGTTGACGGGCTGAAGATGGTCAACGATAGCTTTGGGCACGAAGCCGGCGATGCGGCGCTGATCCATGTCGCCGAGCTGCTGACCGGCGGCGTGCGCCAGAGCGATTGCGTGGCCCGATTCGGGGGTGACGAATTCGCCGTGCTGCTCGAGCGGATCGATCTTGGCCAGGCGACCGAAACGGCGCTTCGGCTCACCGACCGCATCGCGGACAGCAGCTTCACCTACGACGGCAGTGCCATCCCGCTGTCCGCGGCTATCGGCATCGCCGAGATCCGGCCCGGCGACACGCCCGCAGCGGTGCTCGCCCGCGCCGACCAGGCAATGTACGCACAGAAGGCGGCGGCTTAG
- a CDS encoding pitrilysin family protein: MRHPFRLSLLLAGASLGALSMPSVAAAQGTTAAPLPSLVSEVKIPNQVFKLQNGLTVVVHEDRKAPVVAVSVWYNVGSKDEPRGKTGFAHLFEHLMFNGSENLPDDYFKYTAQIGATDLNGTTSFDRTNYFQTVPKAALEKALFMESDRMGYLLGAVTQEKLDNQRGVVQNEKRQGDNRPGGLVQYEIFGNLFPAGHPYHHTPIGSMADLDAASLADVQQWFRDNYGPNNAVLVLAGDINAAEARPLVEKYFGAIKRGPVNTPAMAAVPAASGKTIVMKDRVPTVILTRAWAIPGLLDKQTAALELGGSVLGGLASSRLDNALVRNEKLVVSVSAGAQPQHRVGLFTVQATVRPGVDPAQVEKRLDELMADFIARGPTQAELKRAATQEVSGTIKGLEQVGGFGGKAVALAQGQLYANDPNFFKKQLEEYARVTPAQVQAAFRQYLVRPPLKIRLEPGDRPAYVEAKGATAQKGAGTPPPPTRRELPEVGSFAALDFPTIQRATLSNGIRINYAQRNAVPVTTMALAFDAGQAADAPNQRGLQGLALGLLEEGAGSLTSQQIAERQEELGADISAGSSLDRSTVTLSALSANLAPSLDLLETLVEQPTFAQPELERVRAQALTAIAAQQRDPNGIATRTLPSLIWGASHPYATVGAGDAAAMRAFTRNDVVGFQQKWLRPDNVEIFVVSNLPLAQLTQQLERRFGNWAAPAGVAKGVKQFGAAPARPSQPTIYLVNVPNAPQSVVVAAQVTGLDPRADIIATQAGSEVLGGNFLSRINTDLRETRGWSYGAGGNFSLNRNGVPYVLTAPVQADRTGDSIAAVKQQVTDLLGTKGVTDEELGRLVSNNVNTLPGRFETSSAVLNAMLSNSLLGRPDDYQEQLAAKYRALNQAGIDSSLRQAIDPNAFTWLVVGEAAKVQPQLAKLGYPVQVIEPK, from the coding sequence ATGCGCCATCCGTTCCGACTCTCCTTGCTGCTTGCCGGCGCCTCCCTCGGCGCGCTCTCCATGCCGTCCGTCGCGGCTGCCCAGGGCACCACCGCCGCGCCGCTGCCCTCGCTCGTCAGCGAAGTGAAGATTCCCAACCAGGTGTTCAAGCTGCAGAACGGCCTGACCGTCGTTGTCCACGAGGACCGCAAGGCGCCCGTCGTGGCCGTCAGCGTCTGGTACAATGTCGGCTCCAAGGACGAGCCTCGGGGCAAGACCGGCTTTGCCCACCTGTTCGAACATCTGATGTTCAACGGCTCGGAGAACTTGCCGGACGATTACTTCAAGTACACCGCGCAGATCGGCGCGACCGACCTCAACGGCACCACAAGCTTCGACCGCACCAACTATTTCCAGACGGTGCCCAAGGCCGCGCTCGAGAAGGCGCTGTTCATGGAATCGGATCGCATGGGCTACCTGCTCGGCGCGGTGACCCAGGAGAAGCTGGATAACCAGCGCGGCGTCGTCCAGAACGAGAAGCGTCAGGGTGACAACCGGCCAGGCGGCCTGGTCCAGTACGAGATCTTCGGCAACCTCTTCCCGGCCGGCCACCCCTACCATCACACGCCGATTGGCTCGATGGCCGATCTCGACGCCGCCAGCCTCGCCGACGTGCAGCAGTGGTTTCGTGACAATTACGGGCCGAACAATGCGGTTCTGGTCTTGGCCGGCGACATCAATGCCGCCGAAGCCCGTCCGCTGGTCGAGAAGTATTTCGGAGCGATCAAGCGCGGCCCGGTGAACACGCCGGCGATGGCCGCCGTGCCGGCCGCCAGCGGCAAGACGATCGTGATGAAGGATCGCGTGCCGACCGTCATCCTGACCCGGGCCTGGGCCATCCCCGGCCTGCTCGACAAGCAGACCGCCGCGCTCGAGCTCGGCGGCTCGGTGCTCGGCGGCCTCGCCAGCTCGCGCCTCGACAATGCGCTGGTGCGCAATGAGAAGCTGGTCGTCAGCGTCTCCGCCGGTGCCCAGCCGCAGCACCGCGTCGGCCTGTTCACCGTCCAGGCGACCGTCCGCCCGGGTGTGGATCCGGCCCAGGTCGAGAAGCGTCTTGATGAGCTCATGGCCGACTTCATCGCAAGGGGGCCGACCCAGGCGGAACTGAAGCGCGCCGCCACCCAGGAAGTGTCCGGTACCATCAAGGGGCTGGAACAGGTCGGCGGCTTCGGCGGCAAGGCCGTAGCGTTGGCGCAAGGCCAGCTCTACGCGAACGATCCGAACTTCTTCAAGAAGCAGCTCGAGGAATATGCCCGGGTCACCCCGGCACAGGTGCAGGCAGCGTTCCGCCAGTATTTGGTTCGCCCGCCGCTCAAGATCCGCCTCGAACCGGGTGACCGTCCGGCCTATGTCGAGGCGAAGGGTGCGACTGCGCAGAAGGGTGCCGGTACCCCGCCGCCGCCCACCAGGCGCGAGCTTCCTGAGGTCGGCAGCTTCGCCGCGCTCGACTTCCCGACCATCCAGCGCGCGACGCTCTCGAACGGCATCCGCATCAACTATGCGCAGCGCAACGCCGTTCCGGTGACCACCATGGCGCTGGCGTTTGACGCCGGCCAGGCGGCCGATGCGCCGAACCAGCGCGGGCTCCAGGGCCTAGCACTCGGCCTGCTGGAGGAAGGTGCGGGCAGCCTCACCAGCCAACAGATCGCTGAGCGCCAGGAAGAACTGGGCGCCGACATCAGCGCCGGGTCCAGCCTCGACCGCAGCACGGTGACCCTGTCGGCCCTGTCGGCCAACCTCGCCCCCAGCCTCGACCTGCTCGAGACGCTGGTCGAGCAGCCGACCTTCGCCCAGCCCGAGCTGGAGCGCGTCCGGGCACAGGCGCTGACCGCCATCGCCGCGCAGCAGCGTGATCCGAACGGGATCGCGACGCGCACCCTGCCGTCGCTCATCTGGGGTGCCAGCCACCCCTATGCGACGGTCGGCGCCGGCGACGCAGCGGCGATGCGGGCCTTCACCCGCAACGACGTGGTCGGCTTCCAGCAGAAGTGGCTGCGGCCGGACAATGTCGAGATCTTCGTCGTCTCGAACCTGCCGCTGGCGCAGCTCACGCAGCAGCTCGAGCGCCGCTTCGGCAACTGGGCGGCTCCGGCCGGCGTCGCCAAGGGCGTCAAGCAGTTCGGCGCGGCTCCGGCCCGTCCGAGCCAGCCGACCATCTACCTCGTCAACGTGCCGAACGCGCCGCAGTCGGTGGTTGTCGCGGCGCAGGTGACCGGACTCGACCCGCGTGCCGACATCATTGCCACGCAGGCCGGCAGCGAAGTGCTCGGCGGCAACTTCCTGTCGCGCATCAACACCGATCTGCGTGAGACCAGGGGCTGGAGCTACGGTGCGGGCGGCAACTTCTCGCTGAACCGCAACGGCGTTCCTTATGTGCTGACGGCGCCGGTCCAGGCCGACCGGACCGGTGACTCGATCGCCGCGGTCAAACAGCAGGTCACCGACCTGCTCGGCACCAAGGGCGTGACTGACGAGGAGCTTGGCCGACTGGTCAGCAACAACGTCAACACGCTTCCGGGCCGCTTCGAAACGTCGAGCGCGGTGCTGAACGCGATGCTGTCGAACAGCCTGCTTGGCCGTCCGGACGACTATCAGGAGCAGCTGGCGGCCAAGTATCGCGCGCTGAACCAGGCCGGCATCGACTCCTCGCTGCGTCAGGCGATCGATCCCAACGCCTTCACCTGGCTGGTGGTCGGCGAGGCCGCCAAGGTGCAGCCGCAGCTCGCGAAGCTCGGCTATCCGGTGCAGGTGATCGAGCCCAAGTGA
- a CDS encoding ABC transporter ATP-binding protein, with protein MLQQASGGDFAVEAHDLVKDFGDKRAVDGVSLEVPTGSIFGLLGPNGAGKTTSLRLLLGIIDPDSGTRRLLGRAAPLEAASDVGYLPEERGLYPAMTAREAIAFMGALRGLPLAEGRLRASAMLAERGLSDWEKKPIRTLSKGMAQTVQLLGTLVHRPRLIVLDEPFSGLDAINQEKLEGLIRAEAAGGATIIFSTHVIAHAERLCERIAIIAGGKVAFAGEVDAARGRLRPIVRLQTRAADGPWRAALPPGARQVGREWRFELPQEGPEPLLRALLEGGAGIETLSIERPGLHDAFVAIAGASAVEAMAQEVGA; from the coding sequence GTGCTGCAGCAGGCGAGTGGGGGCGACTTTGCCGTCGAAGCCCACGATCTGGTCAAGGATTTCGGTGACAAGCGCGCTGTCGATGGTGTCAGCCTGGAGGTCCCGACCGGCAGCATCTTCGGCCTGCTCGGCCCCAATGGCGCGGGCAAGACGACCAGCCTGCGTCTCCTGCTCGGGATCATCGATCCCGACAGCGGCACGCGCCGCCTGCTCGGCCGGGCAGCACCGCTCGAAGCCGCATCGGACGTCGGCTACCTGCCCGAGGAGCGCGGCCTCTACCCGGCGATGACCGCCCGCGAGGCAATTGCCTTCATGGGTGCTCTTCGTGGGCTCCCCCTTGCCGAAGGCCGCCTTCGCGCGTCCGCCATGCTCGCCGAGCGCGGGCTGTCGGACTGGGAGAAGAAGCCGATCCGCACCTTGTCCAAGGGCATGGCGCAGACGGTGCAGCTGCTCGGAACGCTGGTCCACCGGCCCAGGCTGATCGTCCTCGACGAGCCCTTCTCCGGCCTCGACGCGATCAACCAGGAGAAGCTCGAAGGGTTGATCCGGGCCGAGGCGGCGGGCGGCGCGACGATCATCTTCTCGACCCATGTGATCGCCCATGCCGAGCGCCTGTGCGAACGGATCGCGATCATCGCCGGCGGCAAGGTCGCCTTCGCCGGCGAAGTCGATGCGGCCCGCGGCCGGCTTCGCCCGATCGTTCGCCTGCAGACCCGGGCGGCCGACGGCCCCTGGCGTGCCGCCCTGCCGCCAGGAGCGCGTCAGGTCGGGCGCGAGTGGCGTTTCGAACTCCCGCAGGAGGGTCCCGAGCCCTTGCTTCGCGCCCTGCTTGAGGGCGGTGCTGGCATCGAAACCCTGTCGATCGAGCGGCCGGGCCTGCACGACGCCTTCGTCGCGATCGCCGGGGCGAGTGCCGTGGAAGCGATGGCGCAGGAGGTCGGCGCGTGA
- the purE gene encoding 5-(carboxyamino)imidazole ribonucleotide mutase, whose protein sequence is MDVGIIMGSQSDWETMRHAASILDELGIPHEAKVVSAHRTPQRLYEYATGAKARGLKLIIAGAGGAAHLPGMTASMTSLPVLGVPVESKALSGLDSLLSIVQMPGGIPVATLAIGKAGAINAGLLAASILALSDQALAGRLDAWRARQTESIAEQPE, encoded by the coding sequence ATGGACGTCGGTATCATCATGGGTAGTCAGTCCGACTGGGAGACGATGCGACATGCCGCATCCATTCTCGACGAGCTCGGCATCCCCCATGAAGCAAAGGTGGTGTCCGCGCACCGTACACCGCAGCGCCTGTACGAATATGCAACAGGAGCGAAGGCCCGCGGGCTCAAGCTGATCATCGCCGGTGCGGGCGGAGCGGCCCATCTTCCCGGCATGACCGCATCGATGACCAGCCTTCCGGTCCTTGGTGTACCGGTCGAGAGCAAGGCCCTGTCCGGGCTGGATAGCTTGTTGTCCATCGTCCAGATGCCGGGCGGCATCCCCGTCGCCACTCTGGCGATCGGCAAGGCGGGTGCGATCAACGCCGGGCTGCTCGCCGCCTCGATCCTCGCCCTGTCCGACCAAGCCCTGGCGGGACGCCTCGACGCCTGGCGGGCGCGGCAGACCGAGAGCATCGCCGAGCAGCCCGAGTGA
- a CDS encoding ABC transporter permease translates to MTRSMNRFQAAFVIARRDYAATVLSRTFLFFLLGPLFPLAIAGLFAGIGANVGSRELPQLAVIAAPADFARLASAREQLEGIPGVGGFPQLVPAAPGTDPRALLAARDRPVVAVLVRPFDNPRLIGAVERNGSMSGQVRLMIARASPAAAPLPDIAVERVAGASGAVESARATTARAGQALLFFLTLLLSGMLLSQFIEEKSNKVIEILAAAVPVETVFLGKLFAMMTVSLTGIAVWTSSGLAAALLLVPSERLMSLPAPAVGWPFFLFLGCAYFAMSYLLTGAAFLGIGAQANSAREVQTLSMPVTMSQVALFAIASAAVTNPYGASGLFAAAFPLSSPYAMMARAAMDPAILPHLAALAWQMLWLALILKLAAAWFRRSVLSGKSGRKGWWKRKAAKA, encoded by the coding sequence GTGACCCGCTCGATGAACCGCTTCCAGGCCGCCTTCGTCATCGCCCGTCGCGATTATGCGGCGACCGTGCTCAGCCGGACCTTCCTCTTCTTCCTGCTCGGCCCCCTCTTCCCGCTGGCCATCGCCGGCCTGTTCGCCGGCATCGGCGCGAACGTCGGCAGTCGCGAACTGCCGCAGCTGGCGGTCATCGCCGCGCCCGCCGACTTCGCGCGTCTCGCTTCGGCCCGGGAGCAGCTCGAAGGCATCCCCGGTGTCGGCGGCTTCCCGCAACTGGTCCCGGCTGCCCCGGGCACAGACCCGCGGGCCTTGCTTGCCGCCAGGGACAGGCCGGTCGTCGCCGTCCTCGTCCGGCCATTCGACAATCCCCGCCTGATCGGCGCGGTCGAGCGGAACGGGAGCATGAGCGGGCAGGTGCGCCTGATGATCGCCCGCGCGTCGCCTGCAGCCGCCCCGCTGCCCGACATCGCGGTCGAGCGGGTCGCCGGGGCGTCCGGAGCGGTCGAATCTGCACGGGCCACCACCGCCCGTGCCGGCCAGGCCCTGCTCTTTTTCCTGACTCTGCTCCTGTCCGGCATGCTGTTGTCGCAGTTCATCGAGGAGAAATCGAACAAGGTCATCGAGATCCTCGCCGCCGCCGTCCCCGTCGAAACGGTGTTCCTTGGCAAGCTGTTCGCGATGATGACCGTCAGTCTGACCGGCATCGCCGTCTGGACCAGCAGCGGGCTGGCCGCGGCCTTGCTTCTCGTGCCTTCGGAACGCCTGATGTCGCTTCCGGCGCCGGCGGTCGGCTGGCCCTTCTTCTTGTTCCTGGGCTGCGCCTACTTCGCGATGAGCTACCTGCTGACCGGCGCGGCGTTCCTCGGGATCGGAGCGCAGGCGAACTCGGCGCGCGAGGTTCAGACCCTGTCGATGCCGGTCACGATGAGCCAGGTCGCGCTGTTCGCCATCGCCAGTGCGGCGGTCACCAACCCCTATGGAGCAAGCGGCCTGTTCGCCGCCGCCTTCCCCCTGTCGTCGCCCTACGCGATGATGGCACGCGCCGCGATGGATCCGGCGATCCTGCCCCACCTTGCCGCACTGGCATGGCAGATGCTCTGGCTGGCGCTGATCCTCAAGCTGGCGGCCGCCTGGTTCCGCCGCTCCGTGCTCAGCGGCAAGAGTGGCAGGAAGGGCTGGTGGAAGCGCAAGGCCGCCAAGGCGTGA
- the queG gene encoding tRNA epoxyqueuosine(34) reductase QueG, with the protein MLEPASLKERIRAEAERIGFVTCGFARADAVPQAGEALRAWLAEGRHGTMGWMEERAGQRAHPQSLWPEARSVIALAMSYAPGTDPRALEGAPDHGRISVYAQGADYHKTVKKALKALARFIVDSVPSQLKVFVDTAPVMEKPLSAAAGIGWQGKHTNLLSRSHGNWLFLGVIFTELELEPDEPGRDHCGSCTACMAACPTGAIDGPRRIDARKCISYLTIEHSGPIPLEFREAMGNRIYGCDDCLAACPWNRFAEQAQANRAFLPRAELVAPRLADLLMLDDEGFRALFAGSPIKRIGVKRFLRNCLIAAGNSGDPSLRPHVERLRSDEDPVVAEAAGWAAGRLTA; encoded by the coding sequence GTGCTTGAGCCTGCAAGTCTTAAGGAACGGATACGGGCGGAGGCCGAGCGGATCGGCTTCGTCACGTGCGGCTTTGCGCGCGCCGATGCCGTGCCGCAGGCGGGCGAGGCGCTGCGCGCGTGGCTGGCGGAAGGCCGCCACGGGACGATGGGCTGGATGGAGGAGAGGGCCGGCCAGCGGGCCCATCCGCAATCGCTGTGGCCGGAGGCCAGGAGCGTGATCGCGCTCGCCATGAGCTATGCGCCCGGAACCGACCCGCGTGCCCTGGAGGGGGCGCCGGATCACGGCCGGATCAGCGTCTATGCCCAGGGCGCCGACTATCACAAGACGGTCAAGAAGGCGCTCAAGGCCCTCGCGCGCTTCATCGTCGACAGCGTGCCGTCGCAGCTCAAGGTGTTCGTCGACACCGCGCCGGTGATGGAAAAGCCGCTGAGCGCCGCCGCCGGGATCGGCTGGCAGGGGAAGCATACCAATCTTCTTTCCCGCAGCCACGGCAACTGGCTGTTCCTGGGCGTCATCTTCACGGAACTGGAGCTCGAACCCGACGAGCCGGGGCGCGACCATTGCGGCAGCTGCACCGCCTGCATGGCCGCTTGCCCGACCGGCGCCATCGACGGCCCGCGCCGGATCGATGCCCGCAAGTGCATCTCCTACCTGACCATCGAGCATAGTGGCCCGATCCCGCTCGAGTTTCGAGAGGCCATGGGCAATCGCATCTACGGCTGCGACGACTGCCTTGCCGCCTGTCCGTGGAACCGCTTTGCCGAGCAGGCGCAGGCGAACAGGGCCTTTCTGCCGCGCGCCGAACTGGTCGCGCCGAGGCTCGCCGACCTGCTGATGCTGGACGACGAGGGCTTCCGGGCATTGTTTGCGGGCAGTCCGATCAAGCGGATCGGAGTGAAGCGTTTCCTCCGCAACTGCCTGATCGCGGCGGGGAACAGCGGCGATCCTTCCCTGCGCCCGCACGTCGAACGGTTGCGCAGCGACGAGGACCCGGTCGTGGCCGAAGCCGCCGGCTGGGCGGCAGGGCGCCTGACCGCCTAG